The Marispirochaeta aestuarii genome contains the following window.
AAGAAATAGAAACCTATGATTTTGTCGAGGATGTAAAGGCCCTGACCAATACGGACTATCCCGTGGGGACCGAAGAAGGAATGGAGGTCGGTCCCCTCATCCCCAGGGATTTCTCCGGAAGCGGCGAGGAGATCGAAGAGATCCGCCGCAGGCTGATGGACTGGCCCCGGATGTACAGAAAAATGGTCTACAGCGATGACTTGAAAGCTACCCAGCTGATCATTTCAATTGACTATGATCATGAGGCCAGGGACCTGGATATCCTCTATTCAAAGGTCGTATCCCTGATCAGGGAGAAAGGTCTTTCCGGTGTCGAGTATCGCATGGCGGGACATCCGGTCATAACCCAGCGGGCCAGGGCATACATGTATCATGATCTTCTGATCCTGATTCCAGTAGTCCTGGCGGTCATTCTTACGATTCTCTTTCTGGCCTTTAAACGGCCCCGGGCGACGCTGCTTCCGGTAATCACTGTCGCAATTGCAACCGTCTGGACCTTCGGTGTAATGGCCCTGGCCGGGATCGAGTTCACCATTATCACCACGTGTCTGCCGGTTCTGTTGATCGCGGTGGGCAGCGCCTACGGCATCCATGTTCTAAATCATTATTACGATGAACTTTCAGAGACGGATTCCGGGCTTGAGCACACTGAACTGGTCGCCAGGTCTGTTCGAAGGGTAAGCAAGCCTGTGCTCATGGCAGGCCTTACCACCATTGCCGGCTTTATGTCCATCGTAACCTCCCGGATTGTTCCCCTGCGGATGTTTGCGATTTTCTCTTCCCTGGGGACTCTTTTTTCCCTGATTCTGGCAATGACCTTTATTCCGGCAATACTGTGCCTCAAGCCGCCCAAAGATCATGCAAAGATGCGCGACTCCGGCCATGCAGCTGAAATGCGGGAGCGCTTCTATATAAAGATCTTCAGCTATCTGCGCAGCCGTAAACCGGCGCTCCTTCTGGGAACCGTGATCATTATCGCTTTTTCGATCTACGGTCTGACGCAGATCGATATCGAGAGTTCGATGCTCGATTACTTTCCAAAGCAGAGTACCATGCGGCAGCATAACGACTACATTGCAAAGACGTTCAGCGGTACCAATATCTTCAGTCTTGTCATCAAAGGAGAGAAGTCGGGGGATCTTGCCAGGCCCGAGATTCTGAAGGTCATGGATGACCTGAAAACCTATCTGATCGAGCATCATGAAAAAATCGGCAAGATTATATCCTACTCGGATTTTATCCGGCGGATGAACATGATAATGAACTACCCCCCCGCGGAGGTTCCGGCGGACGGCGACGTTGTCACGCCTGTGGAGTCCTCATTTTCCTCAGACGACGACGTGGAATTTGCGAGTTTCTTCGACGACGCTGAACCGGAGGAGGATGCCTCGTTCTCGAGTTTCTTTGGCGAAGAAGATTCCGGGAAAGGGGCCGCGGGAGAGGTGGTTTCCACAATAGCTGAAAAGAAGGAATCCCCCTTTCCCTACGAACAGTATGCAAAAGAGATGACGTACCGCGATTTTCTTGAACTCATCAGTGAAGCGGCCCTGGAGAAATCCGGCACTGAGCTGACCGGAGGTGAGCTTGTT
Protein-coding sequences here:
- a CDS encoding efflux RND transporter permease subunit, encoding MSWITKHPKFVLAMTLIITIITGLLIPGIVINNSVRVFFPDDHPSNVKLEQLDETYGNQILMVVSLTDEEKGILTPALINHVSELVKEIETYDFVEDVKALTNTDYPVGTEEGMEVGPLIPRDFSGSGEEIEEIRRRLMDWPRMYRKMVYSDDLKATQLIISIDYDHEARDLDILYSKVVSLIREKGLSGVEYRMAGHPVITQRARAYMYHDLLILIPVVLAVILTILFLAFKRPRATLLPVITVAIATVWTFGVMALAGIEFTIITTCLPVLLIAVGSAYGIHVLNHYYDELSETDSGLEHTELVARSVRRVSKPVLMAGLTTIAGFMSIVTSRIVPLRMFAIFSSLGTLFSLILAMTFIPAILCLKPPKDHAKMRDSGHAAEMRERFYIKIFSYLRSRKPALLLGTVIIIAFSIYGLTQIDIESSMLDYFPKQSTMRQHNDYIAKTFSGTNIFSLVIKGEKSGDLARPEILKVMDDLKTYLIEHHEKIGKIISYSDFIRRMNMIMNYPPAEVPADGDVVTPVESSFSSDDDVEFASFFDDAEPEEDASFSSFFGEEDSGKGAAGEVVSTIAEKKESPFPYEQYAKEMTYRDFLELISEAALEKSGTELTGGELVTLIQRRFNYRGAAFDEIPCDPGRYPVETREDLADLISQYLLLYSGSLDEFADDALEPTEACMTIQMTNNATGPVAEVIKDARAFAERNFPDGYVLEAGGTAEMELALTRMVTSSQIVSLVVALVIVFIIIALAFRSILAGLIGCVPLSMAILINFGIMGLTGINLDIVTSLIASIAIGIGVDYTIHFMTNYHEERLKSGDLQQVTRNSLKLSGRAILINALAVGLGFAVLLFSGFVVLRYIGLLVAIIMGTSSLAALVLLPIILNTFRPSFMTRKSGGKQ